In the Mycolicibacterium thermoresistibile genome, one interval contains:
- a CDS encoding CPBP family intramembrane glutamic endopeptidase, with protein sequence MRSAHRSTPPAERRPLVALVAFFVLTLAATWLCYLPVILAARGVISVRADDQALLRLFGILAPTLTAFAVVSVTAGRRGAAQLWKSAGRWRFGLRWYAVVLLAPFVVAVAAVALTRPVSGADAWFVAPTAAAAVSSIIAPLGEEFGWRGYALPRLQRRLSPLAAGVVLGLIWAVWHLPMAFVPGTTQHDAPFAVFTMMIVGASLLFVWVAAHTGGSVLAALLLHGAANLSFNTVPVFFRYTGDQWATVVLAVLYLVIGLVLVLRMQTGSDRPDTER encoded by the coding sequence ATGAGGTCGGCGCACAGGTCCACGCCACCCGCCGAGCGTCGCCCGCTGGTCGCGCTCGTCGCCTTCTTCGTCCTCACGCTGGCGGCCACCTGGCTGTGCTATCTGCCGGTCATCCTGGCCGCCCGGGGTGTGATCTCGGTGCGTGCCGACGATCAGGCGCTGTTGCGGCTCTTCGGCATTCTCGCGCCGACGCTGACCGCGTTCGCGGTGGTGTCGGTCACTGCGGGCCGCCGCGGCGCCGCGCAGCTGTGGAAGTCCGCCGGACGGTGGCGATTCGGCCTGCGCTGGTATGCCGTGGTGCTGTTGGCGCCGTTCGTCGTCGCGGTGGCCGCGGTGGCGCTGACGCGGCCGGTCTCCGGCGCCGACGCCTGGTTCGTCGCGCCGACCGCGGCCGCGGCGGTGTCGTCGATCATCGCTCCGCTGGGTGAGGAGTTCGGTTGGCGCGGTTACGCATTGCCCCGGCTGCAGCGGCGGCTGTCACCGCTGGCGGCCGGTGTCGTGCTCGGTCTGATCTGGGCGGTCTGGCATCTGCCGATGGCGTTCGTCCCCGGAACCACCCAGCACGACGCCCCGTTTGCGGTGTTCACCATGATGATCGTCGGCGCCTCACTGCTTTTCGTCTGGGTCGCGGCACACACCGGCGGCAGTGTGCTCGCCGCGCTGCTGCTGCACGGTGCGGCGAATCTGTCCTTCAACACCGTGCCGGTGTTCTTCCGGTACACCGGAGATCAGTGGGCGACCGTCGTTCTGGCC
- a CDS encoding diacylglycerol kinase — protein sequence MLTNPASGHGSAPHAAERAAARFTARGVDVVAIAGRDADHARRLVEGALDHDMDALVVVGGDGVVSLALQVLAGTDVPLGIIPAGTGNDHAREFGIPTKDPEAAADVVVDGVTEVVDLGRIRGADGTDKWFGTVLAAGFDSLVTDRTNRMRWPHGRMRYNLAVLAELSKLRLLPFRLTLDGREVQTMLTLAAVGNTRSYGGGMLICPNADPRDGLLDVTMIATESRTRLIRLFPTVFKGTHVELDEVTTERVRTIGIDCPGINAYADGEYACPLPVEVSAVPGALRIRTPRR from the coding sequence GTTCACCGCCCGCGGGGTGGACGTGGTGGCGATCGCCGGCCGCGACGCCGACCATGCCCGTCGGCTGGTCGAGGGCGCCCTCGACCACGACATGGACGCCCTGGTGGTGGTCGGCGGGGACGGCGTCGTCTCGCTGGCCCTACAGGTGCTCGCCGGAACCGATGTTCCGCTGGGCATCATCCCGGCCGGCACCGGCAATGACCACGCCCGCGAATTCGGCATCCCGACAAAGGATCCGGAGGCCGCCGCCGACGTCGTGGTCGACGGTGTCACCGAGGTGGTCGACCTGGGCCGGATCCGCGGCGCCGACGGGACCGACAAGTGGTTCGGCACAGTACTGGCGGCGGGGTTCGACTCGCTGGTCACCGACCGCACCAACCGGATGCGGTGGCCGCACGGGCGGATGCGGTACAACCTGGCCGTGCTCGCCGAACTGTCGAAGCTGCGCCTGCTGCCGTTCCGGCTGACCCTCGACGGCCGCGAGGTGCAGACCATGCTGACGCTGGCCGCGGTCGGCAACACCCGCAGCTACGGCGGCGGGATGCTGATCTGCCCGAACGCCGATCCCCGCGACGGGCTGCTCGACGTCACGATGATCGCCACGGAGTCGCGCACCAGGTTGATCCGGTTGTTCCCCACCGTGTTCAAGGGCACCCACGTCGAACTCGACGAGGTGACGACCGAACGGGTCCGCACGATCGGGATCGACTGCCCGGGCATCAACGCCTACGCCGACGGTGAATACGCCTGCCCGTTGCCGGTCGAGGTGTCGGCGGTGCCGGGCGCGTTGCGGATCCGCACTCCACGGCGATGA